A genomic window from Punica granatum isolate Tunisia-2019 chromosome 2, ASM765513v2, whole genome shotgun sequence includes:
- the LOC116193960 gene encoding PYK10-binding protein 1-like: MQLSGGKIVGFYGKGHASLRLIGAHLEPVSHVHPFTNIGPFGGEDSDCWDDGKFNGLKRIVITWGWVIDSVSFLYDNDGITAAETRHGGTGGSNFGAVELDYPDEYMASMAGYYVEFDGHIVVIGFHGRSSNYLESIGAHFGPVYHLHPLKTLGPFGDDSGHPWNDSWDVGNHSGLRQINIRCATIIDSICCIYDDNGNSVQASTHGGDRGEPNQIILDHPDEYLTSISGYAGKFLDEITIRSLTFQSNKKTHGPFGIREGKHFSFSSNIGKIIGFHGSSSTYLNSIGVHTELLSSNNPSIKLLELE; the protein is encoded by the exons ATGCAGCTAAGTGGTGGAAAGATTGTGGGGTTCTATGGGAAAGGCCATGCTTCTCTTCGGTTAATTGGAGCACATCTTGAGCCAGTCTCTCATGTACATCCCTTCACGAACATTGGACCTTTTGGAGGTGAAGACAGCGATTGTTGGGATGATGGAAAATTCAATGGTTTGAAGCGGATTGTGATTACTTGGGGATGGGTTATTGATTCCGTCAGTTTTCTATATGACAATGATGGGATCACAGCGGCTGAAACAAGACATGGTGGAACTGGTGGATCGAATTTTGGGGCT GTTGAATTGGATTATCCCGACGAGTATATGGCTTCAATGGCCGGATACTACGTGGAATTCGATGGGCACATTGTT GTGATTGGATTTCATGGAAGAAGCAGTAATTATTTGGAATCAATTGGAGCGCACTTTGGACCGGTTTATCATCTGCACCCCCTGAAGACTCTCGGGCCTTTCGGAGATGACAGCGGACATCCTTGGAATGATTCATGGGATGTTGGAAATCACAGTGGTTTGAGACAGATTAATATCAGATGTGCAACTATCATTGATTCCATTTGTTgcatatatgatgataatgggAACTCCGTACAGGCATCAACACACGGAGGAGACAGGGGGGAGCCCAACCAG ATCATATTGGATCATCCTGATGAATACCTGACCTCCATATCTGGTTATGCTGGAAAATTCCTTGACGAGATTACCATCAGATCACTCACATTTCAAAGCAATAAGAAGACACATGGACCCTTTGGTATCAGAGAAGGAAAACACTTTTCGTTCTCCTCCAACATTGGGAAGATAATTGGGTTCCATGGAAGTAGCAGTACATATCTCAATTCAATTGGAGTCCACACTGAACTCTTATCCTCCAATAACCCTTCTATCAAATTGCTAGAGTTGGAATAG